A single Pantoea rwandensis DNA region contains:
- a CDS encoding YgdI/YgdR family lipoprotein, which produces MKGLVSVVGIMLVALTLSGCSSDYVMATKDGRMIKTDGKPSIDKETGLVQYTDDQGHVMQINGDEVSTIIER; this is translated from the coding sequence ATGAAAGGGTTGGTGAGTGTCGTGGGTATTATGCTGGTCGCGCTGACGTTGAGTGGTTGCAGCAGTGATTACGTGATGGCGACCAAAGATGGCCGTATGATTAAGACTGATGGCAAACCGTCCATCGATAAAGAGACAGGTTTGGTGCAGTACACTGACGATCAAGGTCATGTGATGCAGATCAATGGTGACGAGGTCTCCACCATCATTGAGCGTTAA
- a CDS encoding TerC family protein, which translates to MFDWIADPNAWLALGTLTILEVVLGIDNIIFLSLVVAKLPKHQQNKARRLGLMGAMLMRLGLLASIAWVVRLTNPLFTLMDHSFSARDLILLFGGLFLLWKSSMEIHETIEGAEGEHKTNVHSFFGAIVQIMLLDIIFSLDSVITAVGLSDHLFIMMAAVVIAVLMMMFAARAIGEFVERHPSVKMLALAFLILVGFTLILESFGIHVPKGYIYFAMFFSMAVECLNLMRSKKSAA; encoded by the coding sequence ATGTTTGACTGGATTGCTGATCCCAATGCCTGGCTGGCACTGGGAACATTGACCATTCTGGAAGTGGTTTTGGGTATCGACAACATTATCTTCCTGTCGCTGGTTGTCGCTAAGTTGCCGAAACACCAACAAAACAAAGCTCGCCGCCTCGGTTTAATGGGCGCCATGCTGATGCGACTGGGCTTGCTGGCGTCCATCGCCTGGGTAGTCCGCCTCACCAATCCGCTGTTTACCCTGATGGATCACAGCTTCTCGGCGCGCGACCTGATCCTGCTGTTTGGTGGTCTGTTCCTGCTGTGGAAATCCAGTATGGAGATTCATGAAACCATTGAAGGCGCCGAAGGTGAACACAAAACCAACGTCCACTCCTTCTTCGGCGCAATCGTACAGATCATGTTGCTGGACATTATTTTCAGCCTCGATTCGGTGATCACCGCTGTCGGCTTGTCCGATCATCTGTTCATCATGATGGCTGCCGTGGTCATTGCCGTGTTGATGATGATGTTTGCCGCACGCGCCATTGGTGAATTTGTTGAGCGTCATCCATCGGTGAAAATGCTGGCGCTGGCATTCCTGATTCTGGTCGGCTTTACCCTGATTCTGGAGAGTTTCGGCATCCATGTACCAAAAGGTTACATTTATTTTGCCATGTTCTTCTCCATGGCCGTGGAGTGCCTGAACCTGATGCGCAGCAAGAAAAGCGCGGCTTAA
- the mutH gene encoding DNA mismatch repair endonuclease MutH has product MNSPVLLPTPPQDEAELLQRAQQLAGQTFAALAAQLSLPVPADLRRDKGWVGMLIEQHLGASAGSKAEQDFAHLGIELKTIPVDALGKPLETTFVCVAPLTGNSGVTWETSHVRHKLARVLWIPIEGDRALPLADRRVGSPLLWQPSEEEDQQLREDWEELMDMIVLGQVERITARHGAWLQIRPKAANSKALTEAIGERGEPIMTLPRGFYLKKSFTGPLLARHFLL; this is encoded by the coding sequence ATGAATTCCCCCGTTTTATTGCCGACGCCACCACAAGATGAAGCTGAATTACTGCAGCGCGCACAACAACTGGCAGGCCAGACGTTTGCAGCACTGGCAGCACAGCTGAGTTTACCTGTGCCGGCTGATTTGCGGCGGGATAAAGGCTGGGTTGGCATGCTGATTGAGCAGCACCTGGGTGCCAGCGCGGGTAGCAAAGCGGAGCAGGATTTCGCCCATCTCGGTATAGAACTCAAGACCATCCCCGTGGATGCGCTGGGCAAACCGCTGGAAACCACCTTTGTCTGCGTTGCGCCCCTGACTGGCAACAGCGGCGTAACCTGGGAGACCAGCCATGTGCGCCACAAGCTGGCGCGGGTGTTATGGATCCCGATTGAGGGCGACCGTGCTTTGCCCCTCGCGGATCGTCGTGTGGGATCGCCGCTGTTATGGCAACCGAGCGAGGAAGAAGATCAGCAGTTGCGTGAAGACTGGGAAGAGTTGATGGATATGATCGTGCTGGGCCAGGTGGAACGCATTACCGCCCGTCACGGCGCCTGGCTGCAGATCCGCCCGAAAGCGGCCAACAGCAAAGCGCTGACGGAAGCCATCGGTGAGCGTGGAGAACCTATAATGACGCTACCGCGCGGTTTTTATCTCAAGAAAAGCTTCACCGGACCGCTGCTGGCACGCCATTTTCTACTGTAA
- the rppH gene encoding RNA pyrophosphohydrolase, whose protein sequence is MIDDDGYRPNVGIVICNRQGQVLWARRFGQHSWQFPQGGINPGETAEQAMYRELFEEVGLHRKDVRILASTRNWLRYKLPKRLVRWDTKPVCIGQKQKWFLLQLMCSDAEINVQHSSTPEFDGWRWVSFWYPVRQVVSFKRDVYRRVMKEFAGVVMSMQESAGQRNNNAAHRRKRG, encoded by the coding sequence GTGATCGATGATGATGGCTACCGCCCGAATGTTGGTATCGTAATCTGTAACAGGCAAGGACAAGTGTTATGGGCCAGGCGCTTTGGACAGCACTCCTGGCAATTTCCTCAGGGAGGCATCAATCCGGGTGAAACCGCTGAACAGGCGATGTATCGCGAACTGTTCGAAGAGGTGGGTTTACACCGCAAAGATGTTCGAATACTTGCTTCAACCCGTAACTGGTTACGTTACAAGTTGCCAAAACGTTTGGTGCGTTGGGACACAAAGCCGGTGTGTATCGGCCAGAAACAAAAGTGGTTTCTTCTGCAGTTGATGTGTAGTGACGCGGAAATCAATGTGCAACACAGCAGCACACCTGAGTTTGATGGTTGGCGCTGGGTCAGCTTTTGGTATCCGGTGCGTCAGGTCGTCTCTTTCAAGCGCGATGTCTATCGCCGCGTGATGAAAGAATTCGCTGGCGTGGTGATGTCTATGCAGGAGAGTGCGGGGCAGCGTAACAACAATGCCGCTCATCGACGTAAAAGAGGATAG
- the ptsP gene encoding phosphoenolpyruvate--protein phosphotransferase, giving the protein MLTQLREIVEKVASAPRLNEALDILVNEICLAMETEVCSVYLADHDRRCYYLMATRGLKKPRGRTVTLAFDEGIVGLVGRLAEPINLADAQSHPSFKYIPSVKEERYRSFLGVPIISRRQLLGVLVVQQREHRQFDESEESFLVTLATQMAGLLSQSQLGQLFGQFRQTRVKAIAAAPGVAVAPGWVDETQPLLDQVSAASTLDVQRERERLVLAMGEAGNEFRRFSKRFTASVQKESAAIFDLYSHLLTDARLKKDLFAEIDRGSVAEWAVKTVIEKFAEQFASLQDQYLRERAGDLRVLGQRLLFHLDDTLVGTNAWPERFVLVADELTATTLAELPPERLAGVVVRDGAANSHAAILTRAMGIPTVMGADIIPAQLNKRLLIVDGYRGELLIDPEPVLVQEYQRLISEENALSKMAEGVVEQPGELKSGERVQVMLNAGLSPEHEQKLDNWVDGIGLYRTEIPFMLHNGFPSEEEQVAQYQGMLQLFYDKPVTLRTLDVGADKQLPYMPISEENPCLGWRGIRLTLDQPEIFLVQVRAMLRANVASGNLSILLPMISHIDEIDDARRLIDRAGREVEEMLGYVIPKPRIGVMIEVPSMLFMIPHLADRVDFISVGTNDLTQYLLAVDRNNTRVANLYDPLHPAMLRALQSIAHEARQAKLELCLCGEMAGDPMCVALLVGMGYHHLSMNGKNIPRVKYLLRHLDHEETQKLSENGVAAHTASEVRHLVSAFMERRGLGGLIRGGR; this is encoded by the coding sequence ATGCTCACTCAGTTGCGCGAAATAGTAGAGAAAGTGGCGAGTGCTCCGCGTCTGAATGAAGCACTCGACATTCTGGTAAACGAAATTTGCCTTGCGATGGAAACCGAGGTCTGCTCGGTTTATCTCGCAGATCACGATCGTCGTTGCTACTACCTGATGGCGACGCGCGGGCTGAAAAAGCCGCGCGGTCGCACTGTCACGCTGGCGTTTGATGAAGGGATTGTCGGGCTCGTCGGACGTTTAGCCGAGCCGATCAACCTTGCCGACGCGCAAAGCCATCCCAGCTTTAAATACATTCCCTCGGTCAAAGAAGAGCGCTATCGCTCCTTCCTCGGCGTGCCGATCATCAGCCGCCGCCAACTGCTTGGCGTGCTGGTGGTACAACAGCGCGAACATCGTCAGTTCGACGAGAGCGAAGAATCATTCCTGGTGACGCTGGCCACGCAAATGGCGGGCTTGTTGTCGCAATCGCAACTTGGCCAGCTGTTTGGTCAGTTCCGTCAGACGCGGGTGAAAGCGATTGCAGCCGCGCCTGGCGTGGCGGTCGCCCCCGGTTGGGTTGATGAAACTCAGCCGTTGCTGGATCAGGTCTCTGCAGCCTCGACGCTGGATGTGCAGCGTGAACGCGAGCGTCTGGTGCTGGCGATGGGCGAGGCCGGCAATGAATTTCGCCGCTTCAGCAAACGCTTTACTGCCAGTGTGCAAAAAGAGAGTGCGGCGATCTTCGATCTCTACTCGCATCTGTTAACCGATGCCCGTTTGAAAAAAGATCTGTTTGCCGAGATCGATCGCGGATCGGTTGCCGAGTGGGCGGTCAAAACGGTGATCGAGAAGTTCGCTGAACAGTTTGCCAGCCTGCAAGATCAATATTTACGTGAGCGCGCGGGTGATTTGCGCGTGCTCGGGCAACGTCTGCTGTTTCACCTCGACGATACGCTGGTGGGGACGAATGCCTGGCCTGAACGCTTCGTGCTGGTGGCGGATGAACTCACCGCGACCACGCTGGCAGAGCTGCCACCGGAGCGTTTAGCCGGTGTGGTGGTACGCGACGGTGCGGCCAATTCCCATGCGGCCATTCTAACGCGCGCGATGGGCATTCCCACCGTCATGGGTGCGGATATCATCCCTGCACAGCTCAACAAACGCCTGCTGATTGTCGATGGCTACCGCGGCGAGTTGTTAATCGATCCTGAACCCGTGTTGGTGCAGGAGTATCAGCGTTTGATCAGCGAAGAAAACGCGCTGAGCAAAATGGCTGAAGGTGTGGTGGAGCAACCCGGCGAGCTGAAAAGCGGCGAACGGGTGCAGGTGATGCTGAACGCGGGCCTGAGCCCTGAGCATGAACAGAAGCTGGATAACTGGGTGGATGGCATCGGCCTGTACCGCACAGAGATTCCGTTTATGCTGCACAACGGGTTTCCGTCGGAAGAGGAGCAGGTCGCGCAATATCAAGGCATGCTGCAACTGTTCTACGATAAGCCGGTGACGCTGCGTACGCTGGATGTCGGCGCGGATAAACAGCTGCCTTACATGCCGATCAGTGAAGAGAATCCTTGCCTCGGCTGGCGTGGCATTCGTTTGACGCTCGACCAGCCAGAAATCTTCCTGGTGCAGGTGCGCGCCATGCTGCGTGCGAACGTGGCATCAGGCAATCTCAGCATTCTGCTGCCGATGATCAGCCATATCGATGAGATCGACGATGCGCGTCGTCTGATCGATCGTGCCGGTCGTGAAGTGGAAGAGATGCTGGGTTATGTGATCCCGAAGCCGCGTATTGGCGTGATGATCGAAGTGCCTTCCATGCTATTTATGATCCCGCATCTGGCGGATCGTGTGGACTTTATCTCCGTTGGCACCAACGATCTGACGCAGTATTTGCTGGCGGTGGATCGCAACAATACCCGGGTGGCGAATCTCTACGATCCTCTGCATCCGGCGATGCTGCGCGCGCTGCAAAGCATTGCCCATGAAGCCCGCCAGGCCAAACTGGAACTCTGCCTGTGTGGTGAAATGGCGGGTGATCCAATGTGCGTGGCGCTGCTGGTGGGCATGGGTTATCACCATCTCAGCATGAACGGCAAAAACATTCCGCGCGTGAAGTATCTGTTGCGTCACCTCGATCACGAGGAAACGC